CCTGTCCGGGCGCTCGGCCGTCGTCACCGGCGCGGCCTCGGGCATCGGCACCGAAACGGCCCGGGCGCTCGCCGCCGCCGGCGCCGCAGTGACGTTGGCTGTCCGTGACGCCGCTGCAGGAGATCGCGTCGCCGCCGAACTGCGCGCGTCGACCGGAAACAGCGACATCAGGGCCGCCACCCTCGACCTGGCCGATCTCGGCAGCGTGAGCTCGTTCGCGCGTGCCTGGTCCGGACCGCTGCACATTCTGGTCAACAACGCGGGAGTGATGGCGGTTCAGGAGCTCACGTTGTCGCCCACCGGTCACGAATTGCAGTTCGCGACGAACCATCTCGGCCATTTCACTCTCGCCACCGGCCTGCACCGGGCGCTGTCCGCGGCCGGCGGCGCCCGCGTGGTCTCGGTCAGCTCGTCCGGGCACCTACGCTCCCCCGTCGTGTTCGACGACATCGACTATGCGTTCCGCGACTACGACCCGTTCGGGGCGTACGGCCAGTCCAAGACCGCGAACGTGCTGTTCGCCGTCGAGGCTGCCCGCCGCTGGGCCGACGACGGCATCACCGCGAACGCTCTGATGCCCGGAGGCATCCTCACAGCACTGCAGCGCCACCTTGATCCGGCGTACGGAGCGGAGGCGGCCCAGCGGTTCGAGCAGGCGGGCAGCCAGCTCAAGACCGTTGAACAGGGGGCCGCCACCTCGGTGCTACTGGCGGCCTCGCCCCTGCTGGAAGGCGTCAGCGGACGGTACTTCGACGATTGCAACGAAGCGAAAGTCGTGGATCGCCGCGATGAGTTCGGGATATCCGGTGTCGCCCGATACGCGCTGGACCCGTCCAACGCCGAACGACTCTGGGAGCATTCTCTGAAGCTGGTTGAATAGGGTATGCCCG
Above is a window of Mycolicibacterium boenickei DNA encoding:
- a CDS encoding SDR family NAD(P)-dependent oxidoreductase produces the protein MTAPITTPFGFESTASEVIAGVDLSGRSAVVTGAASGIGTETARALAAAGAAVTLAVRDAAAGDRVAAELRASTGNSDIRAATLDLADLGSVSSFARAWSGPLHILVNNAGVMAVQELTLSPTGHELQFATNHLGHFTLATGLHRALSAAGGARVVSVSSSGHLRSPVVFDDIDYAFRDYDPFGAYGQSKTANVLFAVEAARRWADDGITANALMPGGILTALQRHLDPAYGAEAAQRFEQAGSQLKTVEQGAATSVLLAASPLLEGVSGRYFDDCNEAKVVDRRDEFGISGVARYALDPSNAERLWEHSLKLVE